From the Solibacillus sp. FSL R5-0449 genome, one window contains:
- the cobS gene encoding adenosylcobinamide-GDP ribazoletransferase has product MKNSWSGFLLAWQFFSAVPVKKQLDMNAKSVTWMYGFLPIVGLLMGSIISSGVFILSRYSEISDLLLAILIVIGMIVLTGGLHLDGWIDMSDAFFSYGEKEKRLEILDDPHTGAFGVISVFCLLVLKIGVIYEMLLHGQLAIVPFLIFIPFIARMGMLLYFVTMQPAKEKGLAAYFKGIVIQNKLAVLIGVQSILAFVCWFYVGVFNLFILVVIMLIAVVIYRNWSKKHFGGVTGDLLGALGEGLEVVLWLTILLCI; this is encoded by the coding sequence TTGAAAAATAGCTGGAGCGGTTTTTTATTGGCGTGGCAGTTTTTTTCGGCAGTGCCGGTAAAAAAACAGCTGGATATGAATGCCAAGTCTGTTACATGGATGTATGGATTTCTGCCGATTGTCGGATTGCTGATGGGATCCATAATTAGTAGTGGCGTATTTATATTATCTCGCTATAGTGAGATTTCGGACCTGTTGTTGGCAATTTTGATTGTGATCGGGATGATCGTCCTGACAGGGGGGCTGCATTTAGACGGATGGATCGATATGAGCGATGCGTTCTTTTCCTATGGAGAAAAGGAGAAACGGTTGGAGATATTGGATGATCCGCATACAGGCGCTTTTGGGGTAATAAGTGTTTTTTGTTTACTAGTATTAAAAATCGGCGTTATTTATGAAATGCTGTTGCATGGTCAATTGGCGATTGTGCCGTTTTTAATCTTCATTCCTTTTATAGCGAGAATGGGGATGCTGTTATATTTTGTAACGATGCAGCCTGCAAAGGAAAAGGGACTCGCTGCCTATTTTAAAGGAATCGTCATTCAAAATAAGCTTGCTGTTTTAATCGGCGTTCAAAGTATTCTGGCATTTGTATGCTGGTTTTACGTTGGCGTTTTCAACTTATTTATTTTGGTCGTAATAATGCTGATTGCTGTTGTTATTTACCGGAATTGGTCAAAGAAACATTTTGGCGGTGTAACAGGTGATTTACTCGGAGCACTCGGTGAAGGGTTGGAGGTTGTCCTATGGCTAACGATATTACTGTGCATTTAA